Proteins from a single region of Antechinus flavipes isolate AdamAnt ecotype Samford, QLD, Australia chromosome 2, AdamAnt_v2, whole genome shotgun sequence:
- the SCGB2B2 gene encoding secretoglobin family 2B member 2: MKITTATFSLLLVLALCSQYAESCVPFYLTFGIIASRSSVLLKEDLKKYDATPEEYEAFRKIQECYIEHFFGRTLKDIELMTITTLSRECLEYLITQSIKFKKSLLGIF; this comes from the exons ATGAAGATTACAACTGCCACTTTTTCCCTGCTGCTGGTCCTAGCCCTGTGCAGCCAATATG CCGAAAGCTGCGTTCCATTTTATCTCACTTTTGGTATAATAGCCTCAAGAAGTTCTGTATTGTTAAAAGAGGACCTCAAAAAATATGATGCTACTCCAGAAGAGTATGAGGCCTTCAGAAAAATACAGGAATGTTATATTGAACATTTTTTTGGAAGAACACTAAAGGATATAGAACTCATG acGATAACCACCTTGAGTAGAGAATGCTTGGAATATCTGATAACTCaaagtataaaatttaaaaaatcactacTGGGAATCTTCTGA
- the LOC127550627 gene encoding major allergen I polypeptide chain 1-like: protein MECTHTCTMKSTAVFMLLSGIAMLLQLPVDCELCPAVSEDVYAFINGTSEQYLDIVEKHTTKKAIIENAKILKECVDSKLTKEDKDAAVNLVTKIINFCKLKPKST, encoded by the exons ATGGAATGTACTCATACCTGCACCATGAAGTCAACAGCGGTTTTCATGCTGCTCAGTGGCATTGCCATGCTGTTGCAGTTACCAGTGG ACTGCGAATTATGCCCAGCTGTGTCTGAAGATGTCTATGCATTTATTAACGGCACATCTGAACAATACTTAGATATAGTAGAGAAACACACGACAAAGAAAGCAATTATAGAAAATGCCAAAATACTGAAAGAATGTGTTGATTCAAAACTGACAAAGGAAGACAAGGATGCTGCTGTCAACTTAGTG ACAAAAATAATCAACTTTTGTAAATTAAAACCGAAGAGCACCTGA